The proteins below come from a single Acidobacteriota bacterium genomic window:
- the recA gene encoding recombinase RecA: MMADERNKAIDLALSQIEKQFGKGSIMRLGSKEAIVPIAVIPTGSISFDAALGVGGFPRGRVVEVFGPESSGKTTITLQVIAEAQKMGGMAAFVDAEHALDPGYAKKLGVDVDNLLVSQPDYGEQALEIVEALVRSNAIDVLVVDSVAALVPKAELDGEMGDSHMGLQARLMSQALRKLTGTVAKSRTCLIFINQIREKIGVMFGNPETTTGGRALKFYSSVRIDIRRIAAIKEGDVMTGSRTKVKIVKNKVAAPFREAEFDILYGEGISREGDLLDLASNNNIVEKSGSWYSYKGERIGQGRENARAFLKENKDTMVKLEAEVRKALGIGVGPAAAAPVAAPAQATGTQGRVATMPLAVEAAKGQAAKR, encoded by the coding sequence ATGATGGCCGACGAGCGCAACAAAGCAATTGATCTTGCACTCTCTCAGATTGAAAAGCAGTTTGGTAAGGGCTCGATCATGCGGCTGGGATCGAAGGAAGCGATCGTCCCTATCGCCGTGATTCCCACTGGATCGATCTCGTTCGATGCGGCATTGGGCGTGGGTGGATTTCCACGTGGCCGTGTGGTCGAAGTGTTCGGTCCGGAATCGTCCGGCAAGACCACCATCACCCTGCAGGTGATCGCCGAAGCGCAGAAGATGGGCGGCATGGCCGCTTTCGTCGACGCCGAACACGCGCTTGATCCCGGCTACGCGAAGAAACTCGGTGTAGACGTCGACAACCTGCTCGTGTCGCAGCCCGACTACGGCGAACAGGCACTCGAGATCGTGGAAGCCCTGGTTCGCTCGAACGCGATTGACGTGCTGGTGGTGGACTCGGTGGCAGCCCTGGTTCCGAAAGCTGAACTCGATGGCGAAATGGGCGACAGCCACATGGGATTGCAGGCCCGCCTCATGTCGCAAGCTCTTCGTAAACTGACTGGTACGGTCGCGAAATCACGTACCTGCCTGATCTTCATCAATCAGATCCGCGAAAAAATCGGCGTCATGTTTGGCAACCCGGAGACCACTACCGGCGGCCGCGCGCTGAAGTTTTACTCGTCCGTGCGCATCGATATCCGTCGTATCGCTGCTATCAAGGAAGGCGACGTAATGACGGGCTCGCGCACGAAAGTGAAGATCGTGAAGAACAAAGTTGCCGCACCGTTCCGCGAAGCCGAATTCGACATCCTCTACGGCGAAGGCATCTCGCGCGAAGGCGACCTGCTGGACCTGGCGTCGAATAACAATATCGTGGAGAAGTCCGGCTCCTGGTACAGCTACAAAGGCGAGCGCATCGGACAAGGCCGCGAAAATGCGCGCGCTTTCCTGAAGGAAAACAAAGACACGATGGTGAAGCTCGAAGCCGAAGTTCGCAAAGCTCTGGGAATCGGGGTCGGGCCAGCAGCAGCGGCTCCTGTGGCGGCCCCAGCGCAGGCTACGGGGACTCAGGGACGGGTAGCAACCATGCCATTGGCAGTTGAGGCAGCCAAAGGACAGGCCGCAAAGCGCTAG
- the coaD gene encoding pantetheine-phosphate adenylyltransferase yields the protein MKRIKAIYPGSFDPPTNGHLDLIERGSKIFDELVVAILRNPEKAPLFSVPERRNMLEAMTAGFDNVSVETFDGLTVEYAMTVGASVVLRGIRAISDYEYELQMALMNRKLQPSLETVFMMPAERYSYVSSRLVREVAQLGGSINCLVPDLVAQKLREKMDPALKFADAELARKPSQHKTKSRKKR from the coding sequence GTGAAGCGCATTAAAGCCATATATCCCGGATCGTTCGATCCCCCGACCAACGGACATCTCGATCTGATCGAGCGGGGGAGCAAGATTTTCGATGAACTCGTGGTCGCCATCCTTCGCAATCCCGAAAAGGCGCCCCTCTTCAGTGTTCCCGAGCGCCGCAACATGCTGGAAGCCATGACCGCCGGCTTCGACAATGTTTCGGTCGAGACCTTCGACGGCCTGACCGTCGAATACGCGATGACGGTAGGAGCATCGGTGGTGCTGCGCGGCATTCGCGCCATCAGCGACTACGAATACGAACTCCAGATGGCATTGATGAACCGCAAGCTCCAGCCCAGCCTGGAAACTGTCTTCATGATGCCCGCCGAACGATATTCCTACGTCAGTTCGCGACTGGTACGGGAAGTTGCGCAACTGGGCGGCAGTATCAATTGCCTTGTTCCGGACCTAGTGGCGCAGAAACTTCGTGAGAAAATGGATCCAGCACTGAAGTTCGCCGACGCCGAGTTGGCACGCAAACCGTCCCAGCACAAGACAAAGTCCAGGAAAAAGCGTTAG
- a CDS encoding Nif3-like dinuclear metal center hexameric protein — protein sequence MHGRWSTLLAFLTFLPIVASAQSPATARHEPLTAREVIERIKAQVGVPWQQDTVDTFKAGDPDTRVTGIAVTMMATFDVLQRAAAAGQNLVITHEPTFYNHLDHADEIPQKENDPVLAQKLAFIKEHNLVVWRFHDHWHMRNPDGIEVGMIRALGWEKFQDKQNPYLFTIPETTLEKLAAELKSRLQLRTMRVVGDRTMKLTRIALSPGAAGLQTEVRALEIPDVQLLITGESREWETVEYAADAVSEKRQKALIVLGHIPSEQAGMEECVRWLKPMVPEVKVEFVPAEQPFW from the coding sequence ATGCATGGACGCTGGTCGACCTTACTCGCATTCCTCACCTTTTTGCCAATTGTCGCGTCGGCTCAATCCCCGGCCACCGCGAGACACGAACCTCTCACCGCGCGGGAAGTGATCGAACGAATCAAGGCGCAAGTCGGCGTTCCCTGGCAGCAGGACACGGTAGACACCTTCAAAGCAGGAGATCCCGACACTCGCGTGACCGGCATCGCAGTCACAATGATGGCGACATTCGACGTCCTGCAGCGCGCCGCCGCCGCCGGACAGAATCTCGTGATCACCCACGAGCCGACTTTCTACAATCACCTCGACCACGCCGACGAAATTCCGCAGAAAGAAAACGATCCCGTCCTCGCGCAAAAACTGGCATTCATCAAAGAGCACAACCTGGTGGTCTGGAGATTCCACGACCACTGGCACATGCGCAATCCGGACGGCATCGAAGTGGGCATGATCCGCGCTCTCGGCTGGGAAAAGTTTCAGGACAAACAGAATCCGTACCTATTCACGATTCCTGAAACCACGCTGGAAAAGCTGGCCGCCGAATTGAAGTCGCGACTGCAACTGCGCACTATGCGTGTAGTCGGCGACCGCACCATGAAACTGACCCGTATCGCTCTCTCCCCCGGCGCCGCCGGCCTGCAGACGGAAGTGCGCGCGCTAGAGATTCCCGATGTCCAACTACTGATCACCGGCGAATCCCGCGAATGGGAAACCGTCGAATACGCCGCCGACGCCGTCAGTGAGAAGAGACAGAAGGCGTTGATCGTCCTCGGACACATCCCTTCCGAGCAAGCTGGGATGGAAGAGTGTGTGCGCTGGCTGAAACCGATGGTGCCGGAAGTTAAGGTGGAGTTTGTTCCCGCGGAGCAGCCGTTCTGGTGA